Proteins from a single region of Streptomyces sp. TN58:
- a CDS encoding TetR/AcrR family transcriptional regulator, which translates to MDDEEARTRLLDAAEELFYRHGIQAVGMDRIRTASGVPLKRLYRLYPAKESLVAAYLERRDRRWTASLRESVAAASASTRPPVLAVFDWLARWFAEPDFRGCAFLNAYGELGAAAPEVVRVHKAELRALLTEWVPAGSPPSLADQLLVLVEGATAVAALNPGPEPARRAREVAELLLSKSK; encoded by the coding sequence ACCCGACTGCTGGACGCGGCGGAGGAGCTGTTCTACCGCCACGGCATCCAGGCGGTGGGCATGGACCGCATCCGCACCGCGTCCGGCGTCCCGCTCAAGCGCCTCTACCGGCTCTACCCGGCCAAGGAGTCCCTGGTGGCGGCGTACCTCGAACGCCGCGACCGCCGCTGGACGGCGAGCCTGCGCGAGTCGGTGGCGGCGGCGTCCGCGTCGACGCGGCCGCCGGTTCTGGCCGTGTTCGACTGGCTGGCGCGGTGGTTCGCGGAGCCGGACTTCCGCGGCTGTGCGTTCCTCAACGCGTACGGGGAGCTGGGCGCGGCCGCGCCGGAGGTCGTACGCGTCCACAAGGCCGAACTCCGCGCCCTCCTGACCGAGTGGGTACCGGCCGGGTCCCCGCCCTCGCTCGCCGACCAGCTCCTGGTCCTGGTCGAGGGAGCGACGGCGGTGGCCGCCCTGAACCCCGGCCCGGAACCGGCCCGCCGGGCGCGCGAGGTGGCGGAGCTTCTGCTGTCGAAGTCGAAGTGA
- a CDS encoding SCO4225 family membrane protein, which translates to MNARTLARLTFANPASAIYLGLVGVAAVVAAAVTLFAPDPGFVWVLPALFAFPLMLVVALVQAAVLGEGQPATWLFLTELVVCVLLQSLALGTIVEASRGRLRLRWRAGAGAGVGAGVAELTSLRRRAGR; encoded by the coding sequence ATGAACGCTCGTACGCTGGCCCGCCTCACCTTCGCGAACCCCGCTTCGGCGATCTACCTGGGCCTCGTCGGCGTGGCCGCGGTCGTCGCGGCGGCCGTCACGCTGTTCGCCCCGGATCCCGGGTTCGTATGGGTGCTGCCGGCGCTGTTCGCGTTCCCGCTGATGCTCGTCGTGGCGCTGGTCCAGGCGGCGGTGCTCGGGGAGGGGCAGCCGGCCACGTGGCTCTTCCTGACGGAGCTCGTGGTGTGCGTACTGCTCCAGTCGCTCGCCCTCGGCACGATCGTGGAGGCCTCCCGCGGCCGCCTGCGCCTCCGGTGGCGGGCGGGGGCGGGGGCGGGCGTGGGGGCGGGAGTGGCAGAGCTGACTAGCCTGCGGCGCCGCGCGGGAAGGTGA